From a single Meles meles chromosome 21, mMelMel3.1 paternal haplotype, whole genome shotgun sequence genomic region:
- the LOC123933561 gene encoding olfactory receptor 10AC1-like: MSPWPESNWTAAQEFVILGFSGWPQGLRLLLFAFLLPLYLATLAGNLLILGLAIVEPALHTPMYFFLGALSAVEVAYTLVLTPRMLAGFLLPPGGQAVARATCAAQMGLFVALGGSECLLLAAMALDRYLAICHPLSYPQIMTTGLCWCLLASCCAGGSILALGLTTAIFQLPFCRGGLVNHVFCDLPAVLVLACGNRRLQERVLLAACLLLLVLPLALILLSYTRVLVVILGVGGPAGRRKAFNTVASHLTVAVLHYGCATAMYARPLSSRDLEEDKLVSLIYVSLTPLLYPAIYTLRNRDVQGALQRAVSGRTPGPVHQADIN; this comes from the coding sequence ATGAGCCCTTGGCCAGAATCCAACTGGACCGCGGCGCAGGAGTTCGTGATCCTGGGTTTCTCCGGATGGCCCCAGGGGCTGCGGCTGCTGCTCTTCGCCTTCCTCCTGCCGCTCTATCTGGCCACGCTGGCGGGAAACCTGCTCATCCTGGGCCTGGCCATCGTGGAGCCTGCCctgcacacccccatgtacttctttctGGGGGCACTGTCCGCTGTGGAGGTGGCCTACACGCTGGTGCTGACCCCGCGCATGCTCGCCGGCTTCCTGCTGCCGCCGGGGGGCCAGGCGGTGGCCCGAGCCACCTGCGCTGCCCAGATGGGCCTCTTTGTGGCGCTGGGAGGCTCCGAGTGCCTGCTACTGGCTGCCATGGCCCTGGACCGCTACCTGGCCATCTGCCACCCCCTCTCctacccccagatcatgaccacGGGGCTCTGCTGGTGCCTCCTCGCCTCCTGCTGTGCTGGGGGCTCTATCCTGGCCTTGGGGCTCACCACAGCCATTTTCCAGCTGCCCTTCTGCCGGGGTGGCCTCGTCAACCACGTCTTCTGTGACCTCCCGGCAGTGTTGGTGCTGGCGTGCGGGAACCGCCGGCTGCAGGAGCGGGTCCTGCTGGCGGCTTGCCTGTTGCTGCTGGTGCTGCCCCTGGCCCTGATCCTGCTGTCCTACACCAGGGTGCTGGTGGTCATTCTGGGTGTTGGGGGGCCTGCAGGCCGCCGCAAGGCCTTCAACACGGTGGCGTCACACCTCACGGTGGCTGTGCTCCACTACGGCTGTGCCACAGCCATGTACGCCAGACCCCTGAGCAGCCGTGACCTCGAGGAGGACAAGCTGGTCTCACTCATCTACGTCAGCCTCACGCCGCTGCTCTACCCCGCCATCTACACGCTGCGGAATCGGGATGTGCAGGGCGCCCTGCAGCGGGCAGTCAGCGGCAGGACGCCAGGGCCTGTCCACCAGGCCGACATCAACTAA